One stretch of Candidatus Saccharimonadales bacterium DNA includes these proteins:
- the pnp gene encoding polyribonucleotide nucleotidyltransferase — protein MSTINPNGKEIISVTTDLCGKPLTLEVNRVGFRTSASVLVTYGETVVLGTAMVGKKPMSGMDYFPLSIDYEEKFYAAGKISGSRFIKREGRPSDEAILIGRLIDRPIRPLFPKGYRQEVQTVASVLSMDPNFRPDMVAMIAASTALMLTGAPFDGPVAGLRVARVNGEFKAFATAEEREESDLDIVVAGIESGITMVEAGANQVTEDVIGDALAWAYEQLQPAIKLQNELVKKVGVEALKYELVLPNEAFQAIVDEWVSDKLGEDIRRPYPERNELVATLRDQFHVAMVEKFGDEDYKILRDEYDEAFTMALHKDVRRGIVESGTRPDGRKLDEIRVLSSEIGILPRAHGSSLFTRGLTQGMNIITLAPLSYSQMVDTMEQNDYQRRYMHHYNAPGYTVGEVRRLGSPGRREIGHGYLAERAVMPVLPTEEEFPYAIRSVTEIMSQNGSTSMAATCSSVLALMDAGVPLKAPVSGIAMGLMMDGDKPYVLSDIADAEDFAGDMDFKVTGTEAGITAIQMDMKVHGLPVEILREALTKAKPGRQHILEHMISTIASPRPNLSPYAPRIEKIKINPDKIGAVIGKGGEVINKITAETGAEIDIKEDGLITVAASDTKNIEKAINWIKSLTEEPEVGHIYEGKVVSIKDFGAFINILPGIDGMVHISELSNERVEKVEDVIHEGQIVKAKLVGIDERGRLSLSLRDIEQ, from the coding sequence ATGTCTACGATTAACCCTAACGGCAAAGAGATCATCTCTGTTACCACTGATCTTTGTGGCAAACCATTAACACTTGAAGTTAACCGCGTCGGTTTTCGTACCAGCGCTAGCGTCCTTGTAACCTACGGCGAAACTGTCGTACTAGGTACTGCAATGGTTGGCAAAAAACCAATGAGCGGCATGGATTATTTTCCGTTGTCGATCGACTACGAAGAAAAATTTTATGCAGCTGGCAAAATCAGCGGTAGCCGTTTTATCAAACGCGAAGGCCGCCCAAGCGACGAAGCGATTTTGATCGGCCGTTTGATTGACCGCCCAATCCGTCCGCTATTTCCAAAAGGCTATCGTCAAGAAGTCCAAACTGTTGCCAGTGTCCTTTCTATGGATCCAAACTTCCGTCCTGACATGGTTGCGATGATCGCTGCAAGTACTGCACTTATGCTCACTGGCGCACCATTTGACGGCCCTGTTGCTGGCCTTCGCGTCGCACGCGTAAACGGTGAATTCAAAGCTTTTGCCACGGCGGAAGAGCGCGAAGAAAGCGACCTGGATATTGTCGTTGCTGGTATTGAAAGCGGTATCACGATGGTTGAAGCTGGCGCGAACCAGGTGACAGAAGATGTCATTGGTGACGCACTTGCATGGGCATACGAACAGCTTCAGCCAGCGATTAAATTACAAAACGAACTAGTTAAAAAAGTTGGTGTCGAAGCTCTTAAATACGAACTAGTCCTTCCAAACGAAGCGTTCCAAGCTATCGTTGATGAATGGGTTTCTGACAAACTTGGTGAAGATATCCGCCGTCCATACCCAGAACGAAACGAACTAGTGGCAACGCTTCGTGACCAGTTCCACGTGGCTATGGTCGAAAAATTCGGCGACGAAGATTACAAAATCCTACGTGACGAATACGACGAAGCCTTTACGATGGCGCTTCACAAAGATGTTCGCCGTGGCATCGTTGAAAGCGGTACGCGCCCAGACGGCCGTAAACTTGATGAAATCCGAGTCCTAAGCTCAGAAATTGGCATCTTGCCACGTGCGCATGGTTCATCATTATTTACCCGCGGCCTGACACAAGGCATGAACATCATCACGCTCGCGCCGCTCAGCTACTCGCAAATGGTTGATACGATGGAGCAAAACGACTACCAACGCCGTTACATGCACCACTACAACGCGCCAGGCTATACGGTTGGCGAAGTCCGTCGTCTTGGTTCACCAGGCCGCCGCGAAATCGGTCACGGCTACCTTGCTGAACGCGCGGTCATGCCAGTACTTCCAACCGAAGAAGAATTCCCGTACGCAATCCGAAGCGTAACAGAAATCATGAGCCAGAACGGTTCTACCAGTATGGCCGCTACTTGTAGTAGTGTCCTTGCGTTAATGGATGCCGGTGTGCCGCTAAAAGCGCCTGTATCTGGTATTGCCATGGGACTCATGATGGACGGTGACAAGCCATACGTCCTAAGCGATATTGCCGATGCCGAAGATTTTGCCGGTGACATGGACTTCAAGGTAACTGGAACAGAAGCCGGTATCACGGCAATTCAAATGGACATGAAAGTCCATGGGCTGCCCGTAGAAATCCTCCGTGAAGCACTGACTAAAGCAAAACCAGGCCGCCAGCATATTCTTGAACACATGATTTCAACAATCGCGTCGCCGCGTCCTAACCTTAGCCCGTATGCTCCACGCATTGAAAAGATCAAGATCAATCCTGACAAGATTGGTGCAGTGATTGGCAAGGGCGGGGAAGTCATTAACAAGATTACCGCCGAAACTGGTGCCGAGATTGATATTAAAGAAGATGGCCTGATTACCGTTGCCGCAAGCGATACTAAAAATATCGAAAAAGCGATCAATTGGATTAAGTCACTTACCGAAGAACCAGAAGTCGGTCACATTTACGAAGGTAAAGTTGTCAGCATCAAAGATTTTGGCGCATTCATCAATATCCTACCTGGCATTGACGGAATGGTTCACATTTCAGAACTATCAAATGAACGTGTCGAAAAGGTTGAGGACGTGATTCACGAAGGTCAGATTGTCAAAGCCAAACTGGTTGGCATTGACGAACGCGGCCGACTAAGCCTGTCATTAAGAGACATAGAACAGTAG